The Arcobacter sp. F2176 DNA segment TTCCCAGAACATGCACAGAAATTAATTCCCCAAATGCCAGATTGTTCTTTAAAAGATATTTTTTCTTCTTTAGAAGAAGGTTTTATTGTTATAAGGAAAAGTATATGAAAAAAGCAATTCTTACAATAGGAAATACCTTAAGAGGTGATGATGGAATCACTTCATATTTAGGAAAGCTAATTGAAGGTGAAGAATCTTTAGATTGGAAAATATTTTATGGTGAAGATGTACCAGAGAGTCAATTTCATAAAATTAGAGAATATAAACCCGATTTAGTTGTTGTTGCCGATGCAATGACAGGAATGAAAATAGGACAAGTGGAAGTTATTGATATTAGCAATGAAAGAGATTATATGTATTCAACACATAATCTTCCAGCACCAATATTAATGAGTTATTTAAAAGGATTTTGTAAAAGCGTTCTTTTTTTAGGTCTTACAGTAGATTTAGAAAATGTATTAGAGATTAATGAGAATATTTCAAAAGAAGCTGAAATTACAGCTAGAAATGCATTGAAAAAAGTTTTTGAAATTGATTCAATTTTTGATAATAATTAAAAAAGGAATAAATTATGTTATCACCAGCAGATACAGCACAGTCGTTATTTAGTGGGATGAGTCATAAAGCAAAAATGCCAATAGTAAGTATTATATTTTTATCTATTATGGCAGGTGGCTCAATAGCAATGGGTGACATTTTTTGGGCCCATTCAACAGTTGGCGTTGCCAAAGCATCTTCTCCTGGAATTGCAAACTTTATTGGAGGAGTTGCCTTTTCAGTAGGACTTATGATGGTTGTTTTTTTTGGAGGACATTTATTTACAAGTTCTTTGATGACAGGAGTTTCAACAATAGACCATAAATTGACATTTTCAAAAATGATTGCTTATTGGGTTATTGTTTGGATTTTCAATTTTATTGGAGCTGCAGTAGTTGCTTATATGTATTATAGGTCACAACTGCCACTTAAATATGATGGAGAGATATTACATCACTTCCTTGTATTAGGTGTGGGAAAAAATAGTTTGTCATTTGAAGCAGCATTTATAAGAGGAATATTTTGTAATGTTTTTGTATGTATGGCAGTTTGGGCTGCAACTGGTGCTTCTGATGCTGCTGGTAAAGTTTTATCGATACTGTTTATTATAGCAGCATTTGTGGGTTCAGGTTATGAACACGTCGTGGCAAATATGTTTATTTTTACAGAAGCATTATTGGCAAAAGCACATTATTTACATGAAGTAGGAGGAACAATTCAGGCCTTGTCAGAACATATGAATATTTCTGTAGAGAAATTGGAAGCATTGAGTTTTACAAAAATCTTCCCTAATAATTTATTACCAGTTACTTTGGGAAATATTGTTGGTGGATTATTTTTTGTTGGTGTAATAGGATTTATGTCTCATAAGACAGATATGAAAAAATAAAAAGGTGAATATTATGAAAGAAACAAATGTTATTTGTCCATATTGTGGAACAGGATGCGGAATTAAATTAACTTCGCATGATAATAAAATTGTAAAAATAGAAGGTGTTAAAGAAAATCCAGTAAATGAAGGACATTTATGTCTTAAAGGATTATATGGATGGGATTATGTTGAGTCAAAAGATAGATTAACAAAACCTTTAATTAGAAAAAAAGATGGTGTTTTCTCTAAAGAAGGAACTTTTGAAGAATCTTCATGGGATGAAGCATTATCATTAGTTGTTTCAAAAATGAAAGAAGCTAAAGAAACATATGGTGCAGATTCAATAGTTGGAAATTTTTCAGCTAGATGTACTTTAGAAGAAAATTATTTAGCACAAAAATTTATGAGAGCAATCATTGGTACAAATAATGTAGATCATTGTGCCAGAGTTTGTCATGCACCTACAGTAGCCGGTCTGGCTAAAACAATAGGTAATGGTACAGCAACAAACAGTTTCACTGAATTTGAAGATCATACAAATTGTATTATGATGATAGGTTCAAATCCTGAAAATGCACATCCCATTGCAGCTATGTATATACAAAGAGCTATTAATAGAGGAGCAAAACTTATAGTAATAGATCCTATTAGAACAGAATTTGCACAAAAAGCAGATGTATTTATTCAATTACCACCTGAATATAATATTCCAATTATAAATGCATTGATTAATCATATTATTGCAAAAGATTTGTATGATAGAGAGTTTGTAGAAAATTATACTCATGGTTTTGAATATTTAAAAGAAGCAGTAAAAGATTACACTCCTCAAAAAGTTTCTGAAATGACAGGAGTTGATGCTAAATTATTAATCAAAGCAGCAGAATTATATGCAACTGTAAGTCCAGCTGCAATCACTCATGGTATGGGTGTTACTCACTTTAATCATGGTGTTGGTAATGTTTGTGATATTTCGAATATTATGTTAATAACTGGAAATATTGGAAAAGTGGGAGCAGGGGATTTACCACTTAGAGGTCAACAAAATGTTCAAGGTGCCTGTGATATGGGTGTATTACCAAATATATATCCAAACTTGAAACTTGTTACTAGTTTAAAAGAAAAAGCATTCTTTGAAGAATTTTGGGACTGTAAACAACCTTTAAGTACAAAAATTGGTATTCATAAAACAGAAGTTCCTGATGCAATTATGGATGGAAGAGTAAAAGTCTTTTATACAATAGGTGAAAATCCTGTTATGTCAGAACCAAATACAAATCACTTCTTAAAAGGTATATCAAAACTTGATTTTTATGTTGTTCAAGATATTTTTATGACAGAAACTGCACTTAAAGCAGATGTTGTTTTCCCAGCAGTTAGTGTTGGAGAAAAACAAGGATGTTATTTAAATGCTGAAAGAAGAGTTCAACTAAATGATAAAACATTAGATCCAAAAGGTGAGGCTAAACAAGATTGGGAAATCATTTGTGAATTAGCAAAAAGATTTGGTGCTACTGATTTTGAGTATGAAAAACCTGAAGATATTTGGAATGAGGTAAGAAAAGCAGATCCTGTAAGATTTGGTGGTATTAGTTATGCAAGACTACAAGGAAAAGAAGGTATTGCATGGCCATGTCCAACTGAAGATCATCCTGGAACACCAAGTTTATATATGGATAAAAAGTTTTTTACTAAAGACACAAAAGCAAATCTTGTACCTGTAATATTTGTTGATGATAAAGAAAATATGATTGATGCAGAAACTGAATTAAGAAAAAAACTTGATCTTCCAGAAAACTATCCTTGTATGATAGGTTCTGTTGATGAAAAAGTAGATGAAATGTATCCTATATCATTATTAACAACAAGAAAAGTATATCAATATACTGTTGGAACAATGACAAGACGATCAAAAGTTATTGAATACGGTGGTGATTCACATGGACCATCAGCAGAAATACATCCTGATTTAGCAAAAAGATATAATCTTAAAAATCATGACTTTATAAAAGTTGAGAGTAGATATGGTTATATTGCACTATTAGTAGAAATAACAGAAGTAGTTCCAGATAATATTATGCAAATGGCATTTCATTATTGGGAAGGATTATGTAATGAGCTAACAAGTGGTGGTTGGGACTATACAACAAAAACACCAACTTATAAAGCAGCTGTAAGAATGGAAAAAATTACTCAAGAAGAGTATAGTACTATTATGAGTCTTAAAAAAATGAAATTTAAAACTTCAAAAATAATTTATGACGATTATCATCATCATGAATAAGTAAAAAAGAGGACTTCCTCTTTTTTACTATTACTTAATTAATGATTCTTTTGTTTAGATTGATGTTTATTACTGATAATTTAGTATGAAAGTTTTTACAAATTAATTAAAAATTAATTAGTTTTATCTATACAAAATACTTTATCTACTCTCTCACCTGTTCTATAATTTAGAACATTTTCTATTTTATATTTTTTGTTTAATTTTGTACAATCTTCGATTGTAGTTTCATTAGATGTACATGAAATAAAAAGTACAGAATAAAATAATAATATTAATAATTTCATTAGATTTCCTATATAATAGAAATATTATAACATAAAAATTATTAAATAACAAAATATAATAATAATGAAACTGATAATGCATATTAATTCTATTTTAAATTTTAAAATTCATGCTTTTCATTGAAATAACAAAAATGAGTTTCCACTTTGTCCAATTTGTTGGAAAAAAAATGCTAAAGAACATCATTTAACACATGTAAAAAAAAATCGTTGGGGACAAGAATTACATTATTGTAAGATATGTATTAAGGAATTTTATCATTAAATCTTCAACACGGCCATAAAGGCTTCTTGTGGAACATTAACCTTTCCTATAGCTTTCATTCTTTTCTTACCAGCTTTTTGTTTCTCAAGTAGTTTTCTTTTTCTCGTAATATCCCCACCATAACATTTTGCAGTTACATTTTTACCTGTAGATTTTACAGTCTCTCTTGCAATGATATTAGAGCCAATAGACGCTTGTATTGCTACTTCGAATAGTTGTCTTGGGATTAACTCTTTTAAGGCTTTGATAAACTCTCTACCTTTGCTAAGGGCTTTATTTTCTGGAACTATGATTGATAAGGCATCAACAATTTCCCCTGCTACTTTTATATCAAGTTTTTGTAAAACACCTGGTCTAAAACCTATTGGTTCATAATCAAAAGATGCATAACCTTTTGTTGTTGATTTTAATTTATCATAAAAATCCATAACAATCTCATTCATAGGTAAATCATAATCAAGTAAAACTCTAGCACCTATATAGTCCATCTTATTTTGGATACCTCTTTTGTCATTTAGAAGTTTTATAACATTTCCTAAAAACTCATCTGGTACTAAGATTGTAGCTTTTACATATGGTTCAAATATCGTTTTTACTTGACTTGGTTCTGGAAGTTCAGAAGGATTTCTAATAACTATCATTTCCCCATTTGTTTTTTCAATTTCATAAATAACTGTTGGTGCTGTTGCTATTAAATCAAGATTAAACTCTCTTTCAAGTCTCTCTTTGATAACTTCCATGTGAAGCATTCCTAGAAAACCAGCTCTAAATCCACTTCCTAGTGCAGCAGAACTCTCTGGTTCAAAAGAGATAGATGAGTCATTTAATTGAAGTTTTGTAAGAGCCTCTCTTAAATCTTCAAATTTATCAGTTTCGATTGGATAAATACCAGCAAATACGAAAGGTTTTGCAGGCTCAAATCCATCAATGATTTGGGCAGTTGGATTTTTAGCATCAGTCATAGTATCACCAACGGCAATACCATCTAATGTTTTAAGTCCAAGAACTACGATACCAATTTCACCTGTTTTGATTTCAGTTGTATTTTGTCTTTTTAGTGGATGAGGATACATAAGGTTTAGAACTGGATGTTCAACTTTTGTATTCATCATTTTTAATACTTGATTTTTTTTGATACTCCCATCATAAACTCTTACAAGTGCTAAGGCACCAAGGTAGTTATCAAACCATGAATCATAAATAAGTGCTTTTGTTGGAGCTTCTTCATCACCTTTTGGACAAGGAACTCTATCAACTATAGAATCAATTAATTCTCTTACCCCAAGACCTGTTTTTGCACTAATTAAATTATGATATGTACAATCAAGTCCAATAGCCTCTTCAACTTCTTCTAAAACTCTATCTGGATCAGCACTTGGAAGGTCGATTTTATTTACAACTGGAAGAAGTTCTAAATCGTTATCCATAGCAATATATACATTGGCAATAGTTTGAGCTTCAACTCCTTGAGTTGAATCTACAATTAAAAGTGCACCCTCTGATGATGCTAAAGAACGGCTAACTTCATATGAAAAGTCCACATGACCTGGAGTGTCAATTAGATTTAAAACATAGTGTTGACCATCTTTTACATAATCTAGTCTTACACTTTGAGCTTTGATTGTAATACCACGCTCTTTTTCTATATCCATTGTATCCATCATTTGAGCAGACATATCTCTATCTGCTACTGAACCACACTCTTGTATAATTCTATCAGCTAGAGTTGACTTCCCATGGTCAATATGAGCGATAATTGAAAAGTTTCTTATATTTGCTTGCAAAATAAATCCTATGTTTATATTAATGTTCGCGATTATATCTAAAAAATTGTAATGATAATGTTAAGAGAGTAAAAAGTATTGATTTTAGGCAAAAAGCCTAAAATCATGTGTGATTATTTTGAGACAGTAGCTTCAATTCTTCTATTTTGAGCTCTTCCCTCTTTAGTTTTATTAGTTGCTTTTGGTCTTGTTTCACCATATCCAATAGTTTTTAATCTAGCAGGATCAACATCATATTTTTTCAATGCTTCAAATGCAGAATTTGCTCTTCTTTTTGATAACCATAAATTATATTTTTCAGTACCAGTGTAGTCAGTGTGACCTTCAATAGTAGCTTTTAATTTTGGATGTTTATTTAAGAATTCTGCAAATTCTTTGATTCTATGTTTATATTTCTCATCTATGATTGAAGAATCAATTGGGAAATGAACTTCTAAATCAAGCATAACAATACAACCATTTTTATCAACATTTGCACCTCTCATAGTATCAGGACATTGGTCTAATGAGTCAATAACACCATCATTGTCTGAATCTAGAACTTTAGGTTCTTCTACTTTTTTAGGTTCTTCAATTACAACAGGCTTAGGTTCTTCTTTCATGATAGGCGCAGGAGCTGCTTTTTTACCAAAAGGAATTGCTAATCCAACTGTATAAAGTAAATTGTTATTACCATTATCAAATGATACTAAATGTCTTACATCAGCTTTAATAGCCATGTCATTATCTAGTTTATATTTATATCCAAACCCATAATTTGCAAATGGCCCTGTTTCATTACCAAATTGTTCATTATCATAAACTTCAACACCAAGACCAGCTAAGGCATAAAGTGATGATTTAGCATTTAAACTATACTCTTTAATAACATTTGTAAAAACTCTTGTTACTGCTGTATCTTGATTACTATTTTTGTAATCAACATCATCAAGTGTTCTAAGAATTCCTAATTCAATTTGATCAAACATCGAGTCATCTAAATTAAATCCTAAAGAAATACCTGCATTTGCATAATTTCTATCTAAGTCTAAGTTACCTTCTGTAATTGCACCTGAAATCATAGGAGTAACTTCATATTTATATTCACTATTTGCAGCGAATAAAACTGACGAACATACTAAACTTGTCATTAATAGTTTTTTCATTTTTTCTCCTTCTTCTTTTTAATATAACATTTATTTCACAAATATACTATTAACTGATTCATTATTGTGAATTCTTCTAATTGTTTCACCAATAATATTAGAAGCAGTCAACACTGTAATCTTATCATGTTTTTGTTTTAAAGGAATTGTATCAGAAACAACTAACTCATCTAAAGCATCACCTTTATCAAGTCTTTCATAAGCTGGACCACTCAATACACCGTGTGTACAGCATGCCATTACCGAATTTGCACCTTTTCCTTTTAATACTTCAGCTGCTTTTACTAAAGTACCTGCTGTATCTACCATATCATCTACTAAAATTATATCTTTACCACTTACATCACCTATGATATTCATAACTTCTGATTCATTTGCTTTTTCTCTTCTTTTATCAACTATTACTAAATCATAGTTTAACTTTTCTGCATAAGATCTAGCTCGTGCTACTCCACCAATATCTGGACTTGCAATAATTGGATTAGCAAATTTCTTTGATTTTATATAATCAAGAAACATGATTGAACCAAAAAGGTTATCAGCTGGAATATTAAAAAATCCTTGAATTTGTGCTGCATGTAAATCTATTGTAATTACTCTAGAAATACCAGCTGCTTCTAATAAGTCTGCAACTAATTTTGCAGTAATTGGAACTCTTGGCGCTGCTTTTCTATCTTGTCTTGCATATCCATAATATGGAATAACAGCAGAAATAGATTTTGCACTTGATCTTTTTAATGCATCTACCATAATTAATAATTCCATTAAATTGTCATTTGTTGGAGCACATGTTGGTTGGATAATGAATACATCCATTCCTCTTACACTTTCTGTAATTTTTACAGAAATTTCTCCATCACTAAATTTTGTTAGTTTTGCTGGACTTATTTCGATATTTAAGTATTTTGCAACTTTCTTGGCAAATTCAGGGTTAGCTGATCCCGTGAATAGTCTGTATCCTCTCATGATTTTCCTTAGATTTATGTTTATAATTTTTTTGGATTATAGCTAAAACTTCATAAAAATTACTTAGTGCGGATTAATTTGTTTCCTTAATCCATGCACTACCAATAACTTTTTGGTCATCATAAAATACTGCTAATTGACCAGTAGCTACTCCAAAAACAGGCTCTTTTAATGTAATATTTACTTTATCATCTTCGATTTTTATTTCACAAGGTGTTGAAGTTGTTCTATATCTTAATTTTACAGTACAAGAAAACTCTTTATCATCAACAAACATGTTTAAATTATCTGCTATTACATTATTTATTTCTAGGGCTTCTTTTTTACCTACAACAATAGTATTATCTTTTGGATTTAATTTAGTTACAAAGTGAGGTTCATGTGCACCATTAACTGAAAAACCTCTTCTCTTACCAATTGTGTAGTGAGCATAACCTTTATGTTCGCCTACAACATTACCTTTTTCATCTAAAACATTTCCTGGTACATCTATATTTGCATGTCTTTTTACAACATCAGTATAAACAGTTTCAACAAAACAGATTTCTTGGGATTCGTTTTTTTCTGTAATTCTTTTGTATGCAGAGTCTAGTTCAGCACCAAATTTTACGATGTCTTCTTTTTTATAAGTACTTAGTGGAAACATCATATATGGAAGTGCTTCTTTGCTTACTTGAGATAAAAAATAACTTTGGTCTTTTGTTTTATCATCAGCTTCATAAAAAAACTTACCATCTGTTTTTGCATAGTGCCCAGTTGCAAGATAGCTTGCTCCATGTTCTTTTGCAAAATCTAACATTGCACCAAATTTGATTTGTTTATTACATTTAACACATGGATTAGGCGTAGTTCCCTCTAAGTAAGACTCAACAAAGTAATCATAAACTTCAGCTGTAAATTTATCAGCCAAATCTAAAATGTGATATTTTATACCTAAAAAATCAGCTACATCTTTGATATATCCTAAGTTTTTTTCGTGATAACCATCATTTCTGTTGTGAAGTCTTAAATAACATCCTTCAACTTCATAACCCCCTTTTTGTAGCATGTATGCTGTAACTGATGAGTCAATTCCTCCACTCATTCCTACCATGACTTTTTTTTTATCTGTAGGTAGGATTTCATTTTTTCCCATTATTTCCATCCTTTTTAGGTCTTTCTAATTAATAGTAATTGTTTATAAATCCCCCACCTAGACAATAATCCCCCTCATATAAAACAAGACTTTGTCCTAAAGTCACAGCTCTTTGTGGCTTGTCAAATTGTACGAGAACTCTATTCTCATTCGCTTCTGTCACTGTACAAGCTTGCTTTTGTTGACGATAACGAATTTGTGCCATTAATTTATCACCAATTTTAGGTGCTTCATCTAGTACCCAATGCATATGACTAGCTTCTACACTTTGGTTCATAAGTAAAGGATGGTTGGTATCTTGTACAACTGTTAATGTATTGTCTTCCATATTTTTTTTGGCTGCATACCATGGATTGTGGATATGATTAGCTGATTCAGTCTCTTTTATACCACCAAGACCAATACCTTTTCTTTGACCTAATGTGTAACAAATAAGACCTTTATGTCTTCCTAATACTTTTCCATTTTCATCTACAATATCACCTGGAATTGCTTTTAAATGTTGTGTAATAAATTCATCAAATTTTTGATTACCTATAAAACATATACCAGTACTATCTTTTTTATCACTAACTGAAAGATTGTGAACTCTAGCTATTTCTCTAACTTCTTTTTTAGTTAAATCTCCAAGAGGAAACATAGCATGAGATAGTTGTTCACTTGATAGTGCATGTAAAAAATAAGTTTGATCTTTACTATTATCTTTTGGAGTGTCAAGTACATAGTGGTCTTTATATTTAGCAATTTTGGCATAGTGTCCAGTTGCAATCATATCTGCACCCATTTTTTTTGCTTCATTTAAAAATACATTAAATTTAATTTCACGATTACAAAGTATATCTGGATTTGGAGTAAGACCTTTTTTTAAACCTTCTAAAAATACATCAAACACTTTAGTTCTGTATTCTTCAACAAAATCTTTACCTTTTACTTCAATACCAATTAGTTCACCCACTTTTTTAGCATCTTCAAATTCAATACGATTAGGGCATTGACTACCTTCGATTCCATACTCCCAATTACGCATAAATAAGCCTACTACTTCATAGCCTTGTTGTTTTAGCAGTAAAGCAGTAACTGAAGAGTCAACACCACCAGACATACCTACAACTACTTTTTTTTTCATTATCTTCCTTAAAAAAGTTCCTTTCTTAAGGGAACCATATATTTAATAACTTCTTTTAGCAGTGGAAGTAAATTCCACTTAAAGAAGCAAATTCTAAAGGGAACAACGAGTTGTTCTTTTATTTAAAATGTTTTAAAGGAATAATCACTGATTCTCTATTTGCCCAGTCTTT contains these protein-coding regions:
- a CDS encoding ribose-phosphate pyrophosphokinase — its product is MRGYRLFTGSANPEFAKKVAKYLNIEISPAKLTKFSDGEISVKITESVRGMDVFIIQPTCAPTNDNLMELLIMVDALKRSSAKSISAVIPYYGYARQDRKAAPRVPITAKLVADLLEAAGISRVITIDLHAAQIQGFFNIPADNLFGSIMFLDYIKSKKFANPIIASPDIGGVARARSYAEKLNYDLVIVDKRREKANESEVMNIIGDVSGKDIILVDDMVDTAGTLVKAAEVLKGKGANSVMACCTHGVLSGPAYERLDKGDALDELVVSDTIPLKQKHDKITVLTASNIIGETIRRIHNNESVNSIFVK
- the mnmA gene encoding tRNA 2-thiouridine(34) synthase MnmA; this translates as MKKKVVVGMSGGVDSSVTALLLKQQGYEVVGLFMRNWEYGIEGSQCPNRIEFEDAKKVGELIGIEVKGKDFVEEYRTKVFDVFLEGLKKGLTPNPDILCNREIKFNVFLNEAKKMGADMIATGHYAKIAKYKDHYVLDTPKDNSKDQTYFLHALSSEQLSHAMFPLGDLTKKEVREIARVHNLSVSDKKDSTGICFIGNQKFDEFITQHLKAIPGDIVDENGKVLGRHKGLICYTLGQRKGIGLGGIKETESANHIHNPWYAAKKNMEDNTLTVVQDTNHPLLMNQSVEASHMHWVLDEAPKIGDKLMAQIRYRQQKQACTVTEANENRVLVQFDKPQRAVTLGQSLVLYEGDYCLGGGFINNYY
- the lepA gene encoding translation elongation factor 4 — translated: MQANIRNFSIIAHIDHGKSTLADRIIQECGSVADRDMSAQMMDTMDIEKERGITIKAQSVRLDYVKDGQHYVLNLIDTPGHVDFSYEVSRSLASSEGALLIVDSTQGVEAQTIANVYIAMDNDLELLPVVNKIDLPSADPDRVLEEVEEAIGLDCTYHNLISAKTGLGVRELIDSIVDRVPCPKGDEEAPTKALIYDSWFDNYLGALALVRVYDGSIKKNQVLKMMNTKVEHPVLNLMYPHPLKRQNTTEIKTGEIGIVVLGLKTLDGIAVGDTMTDAKNPTAQIIDGFEPAKPFVFAGIYPIETDKFEDLREALTKLQLNDSSISFEPESSAALGSGFRAGFLGMLHMEVIKERLEREFNLDLIATAPTVIYEIEKTNGEMIVIRNPSELPEPSQVKTIFEPYVKATILVPDEFLGNVIKLLNDKRGIQNKMDYIGARVLLDYDLPMNEIVMDFYDKLKSTTKGYASFDYEPIGFRPGVLQKLDIKVAGEIVDALSIIVPENKALSKGREFIKALKELIPRQLFEVAIQASIGSNIIARETVKSTGKNVTAKCYGGDITRKRKLLEKQKAGKKRMKAIGKVNVPQEAFMAVLKI
- a CDS encoding hydrogenase maturation protease; protein product: MKKAILTIGNTLRGDDGITSYLGKLIEGEESLDWKIFYGEDVPESQFHKIREYKPDLVVVADAMTGMKIGQVEVIDISNERDYMYSTHNLPAPILMSYLKGFCKSVLFLGLTVDLENVLEINENISKEAEITARNALKKVFEIDSIFDNN
- the mnmA gene encoding tRNA 2-thiouridine(34) synthase MnmA gives rise to the protein MGKNEILPTDKKKVMVGMSGGIDSSVTAYMLQKGGYEVEGCYLRLHNRNDGYHEKNLGYIKDVADFLGIKYHILDLADKFTAEVYDYFVESYLEGTTPNPCVKCNKQIKFGAMLDFAKEHGASYLATGHYAKTDGKFFYEADDKTKDQSYFLSQVSKEALPYMMFPLSTYKKEDIVKFGAELDSAYKRITEKNESQEICFVETVYTDVVKRHANIDVPGNVLDEKGNVVGEHKGYAHYTIGKRRGFSVNGAHEPHFVTKLNPKDNTIVVGKKEALEINNVIADNLNMFVDDKEFSCTVKLRYRTTSTPCEIKIEDDKVNITLKEPVFGVATGQLAVFYDDQKVIGSAWIKETN
- a CDS encoding formate/nitrite transporter family protein — translated: MLSPADTAQSLFSGMSHKAKMPIVSIIFLSIMAGGSIAMGDIFWAHSTVGVAKASSPGIANFIGGVAFSVGLMMVVFFGGHLFTSSLMTGVSTIDHKLTFSKMIAYWVIVWIFNFIGAAVVAYMYYRSQLPLKYDGEILHHFLVLGVGKNSLSFEAAFIRGIFCNVFVCMAVWAATGASDAAGKVLSILFIIAAFVGSGYEHVVANMFIFTEALLAKAHYLHEVGGTIQALSEHMNISVEKLEALSFTKIFPNNLLPVTLGNIVGGLFFVGVIGFMSHKTDMKK
- a CDS encoding OmpA family protein, which gives rise to MKKLLMTSLVCSSVLFAANSEYKYEVTPMISGAITEGNLDLDRNYANAGISLGFNLDDSMFDQIELGILRTLDDVDYKNSNQDTAVTRVFTNVIKEYSLNAKSSLYALAGLGVEVYDNEQFGNETGPFANYGFGYKYKLDNDMAIKADVRHLVSFDNGNNNLLYTVGLAIPFGKKAAPAPIMKEEPKPVVIEEPKKVEEPKVLDSDNDGVIDSLDQCPDTMRGANVDKNGCIVMLDLEVHFPIDSSIIDEKYKHRIKEFAEFLNKHPKLKATIEGHTDYTGTEKYNLWLSKRRANSAFEALKKYDVDPARLKTIGYGETRPKATNKTKEGRAQNRRIEATVSK
- a CDS encoding molybdopterin oxidoreductase family protein, whose translation is MKETNVICPYCGTGCGIKLTSHDNKIVKIEGVKENPVNEGHLCLKGLYGWDYVESKDRLTKPLIRKKDGVFSKEGTFEESSWDEALSLVVSKMKEAKETYGADSIVGNFSARCTLEENYLAQKFMRAIIGTNNVDHCARVCHAPTVAGLAKTIGNGTATNSFTEFEDHTNCIMMIGSNPENAHPIAAMYIQRAINRGAKLIVIDPIRTEFAQKADVFIQLPPEYNIPIINALINHIIAKDLYDREFVENYTHGFEYLKEAVKDYTPQKVSEMTGVDAKLLIKAAELYATVSPAAITHGMGVTHFNHGVGNVCDISNIMLITGNIGKVGAGDLPLRGQQNVQGACDMGVLPNIYPNLKLVTSLKEKAFFEEFWDCKQPLSTKIGIHKTEVPDAIMDGRVKVFYTIGENPVMSEPNTNHFLKGISKLDFYVVQDIFMTETALKADVVFPAVSVGEKQGCYLNAERRVQLNDKTLDPKGEAKQDWEIICELAKRFGATDFEYEKPEDIWNEVRKADPVRFGGISYARLQGKEGIAWPCPTEDHPGTPSLYMDKKFFTKDTKANLVPVIFVDDKENMIDAETELRKKLDLPENYPCMIGSVDEKVDEMYPISLLTTRKVYQYTVGTMTRRSKVIEYGGDSHGPSAEIHPDLAKRYNLKNHDFIKVESRYGYIALLVEITEVVPDNIMQMAFHYWEGLCNELTSGGWDYTTKTPTYKAAVRMEKITQEEYSTIMSLKKMKFKTSKIIYDDYHHHE